One Trichormus variabilis 0441 genomic window, CAATAGTCATGGCTACAAGCTGCATCCAGTAGGCTAGGCTGGGTTGATTGACTCCCGTCGGTGGAATGTTTAAACTACCAATGCCATAGAATAATTGTTGAATATACCACCATAATGAATAGAAAGAAGCTGGTAATTCAATGGGGATATAAATAATAATTAACGGTAAAACAGTGTCTATTTTGACCTGAGGAAACTTGATTATATACGCTCCCAAAACTGCGGCGATCGCTCCATTTGCACCAATGAGTGGTACAGTCAAATTTGGTTCAATGATAATCTGTGCTAACCCTGTGACAACTCCAGCAACCAGATAAAATCCTAAATAGCGCTGATGTCCTAAAATATTTTCTACCGCTTTACCAAAGACCCATAAAAATAATATATTCCCCAATATTTGGCTAAAACTGCCGTGAAGA contains:
- a CDS encoding rhomboid family intramembrane serine protease, whose protein sequence is MIPISDNLHFRERPIINYWLIGINIVIFLWEIKLELSGELGAFINTWGLVPSQISTAVNHALINPAALVVVFGRLFSLLFAIFLHGSFSQILGNILFLWVFGKAVENILGHQRYLGFYLVAGVVTGLAQIIIEPNLTVPLIGANGAIAAVLGAYIIKFPQVKIDTVLPLIIIYIPIELPASFYSLWWYIQQLFYGIGSLNIPPTGVNQPSLAYWMQLVAMTIGAVYVRKKF